The Nostoc sp. 'Lobaria pulmonaria (5183) cyanobiont' genome window below encodes:
- a CDS encoding Ycf34 family protein: MCICVNCHYVDSCFTYHAVEGQHQQPHLTETPNFDPNEPSINVNIRTQDDVIEMEWDVVGCLSFKRETGKWSKLRPGELVPT, from the coding sequence ATGTGTATTTGTGTGAACTGCCACTATGTAGACAGCTGTTTTACCTATCATGCCGTAGAAGGGCAGCACCAACAGCCTCACTTGACCGAAACACCAAATTTTGATCCGAATGAACCTTCTATCAATGTCAACATTCGGACTCAAGATGATGTGATTGAAATGGAATGGGATGTTGTTGGTTGTCTGAGCTTTAAGCGGGAAACAGGTAAGTGGTCGAAATTGCGTCCTGGTGAATTAGTGCCGACTTGA
- the psb34 gene encoding photosystem II assembly protein Psb34, producing MYTTTNEDGIFNNYAAEPKMYYAEYPAIWEQRKYVLQGLFTTLIVTALVLVGFSVS from the coding sequence ATGTACACTACCACTAACGAAGACGGCATTTTCAACAACTACGCAGCAGAACCCAAGATGTACTACGCTGAGTACCCAGCAATTTGGGAACAACGTAAATACGTTTTACAGGGTCTTTTTACAACTTTAATCGTCACCGCTTTAGTTTTGGTTGGTTTTAGCGTTAGCTAA
- a CDS encoding DUF2294 domain-containing protein, with protein sequence MIQQTIGQLETEISQRITNLYNDKLGKSPSQIICHFFDTEIVISIENSVTQAEQTLLKGGYDTLAEQVRLYLEKIIKPDLKNLIQEIIGQPVLYLMTNTNLTTGRSGIVVILKELSEVRNPESIPKINVRNLAE encoded by the coding sequence ATGATACAACAGACTATAGGACAATTAGAAACAGAAATATCACAGCGGATTACAAATTTATATAATGATAAACTAGGAAAGTCTCCTAGCCAAATCATTTGTCATTTTTTTGATACTGAAATCGTAATTTCTATAGAAAACTCTGTTACCCAAGCTGAACAAACTTTACTGAAAGGAGGTTATGATACTTTAGCTGAACAAGTACGATTATATTTAGAGAAAATAATTAAACCAGATTTAAAAAATTTGATTCAGGAAATTATTGGTCAACCTGTCCTCTACCTGATGACAAACACAAATCTAACAACAGGTCGTTCTGGGATTGTTGTAATTCTCAAGGAATTATCTGAAGTTCGTAATCCCGAATCTATTCCCAAGATAAATGTTAGGAATTTAGCGGAGTGA
- a CDS encoding hemerythrin HHE cation-binding protein → MINSDRENLGIIEAVISRYGNAAEPRDITQQHAQKVNQMMSGSELTLYDKYLQLELLKHQQTMTGLVLHKVAQSLNDDLQDLMEPLNRVNFENRAHQEILKGVLYFVGTREIAGKEPDMGLWASIEQGIAALKGVISSAVS, encoded by the coding sequence ATGATAAACAGCGACCGCGAAAATCTCGGTATCATCGAAGCAGTTATTTCTAGATACGGCAACGCAGCAGAACCTCGCGACATTACTCAACAACATGCCCAGAAGGTAAACCAAATGATGAGCGGCTCCGAGCTAACTCTGTATGACAAGTACTTACAGCTTGAGTTGCTAAAGCATCAACAGACAATGACCGGGCTGGTTCTACACAAGGTTGCCCAGTCCTTGAATGATGACCTTCAAGATTTGATGGAACCGCTCAACCGAGTTAATTTTGAAAATCGCGCTCACCAAGAGATTCTTAAAGGCGTTCTTTACTTCGTCGGAACACGAGAGATAGCCGGTAAGGAACCTGACATGGGTCTGTGGGCTAGCATTGAACAGGGAATAGCAGCCCTTAAGGGTGTTATAAGTAGCGCGGTAAGCTAG
- a CDS encoding tetratricopeptide repeat protein — MDSLFINSLLEELKNPDPTVRDNATRKIWRIWFQQKGIYGLEIIDRSQKLLDAGEIAEAETALTALIKDQPDFAEAWNRRAFLYYSIGDYQKSLADCQMVVQINPIHFGALHGMGLCYAAIGEYGQAIRAFQRALEIQPYSLVNQKLILECTFRFSYNGR, encoded by the coding sequence ATGGATTCTTTATTTATCAATTCCTTACTTGAAGAGTTGAAAAACCCGGATCCCACAGTGCGCGACAACGCAACCAGAAAAATCTGGCGGATCTGGTTTCAGCAAAAGGGAATCTATGGGCTGGAAATAATCGACCGCAGTCAAAAGTTACTGGATGCAGGTGAAATTGCTGAAGCTGAAACAGCGCTGACGGCATTAATTAAAGACCAGCCAGATTTTGCCGAAGCTTGGAATCGTCGAGCTTTCCTCTATTACAGTATTGGCGATTATCAAAAATCTCTGGCAGATTGTCAGATGGTTGTGCAGATAAATCCAATACATTTTGGAGCGCTTCATGGTATGGGCTTATGTTATGCAGCAATAGGAGAGTATGGTCAAGCTATCCGAGCTTTTCAACGTGCTTTAGAAATTCAGCCCTATTCGCTAGTGAATCAAAAGTTGATTCTAGAATGTACATTTAGATTTAGCTACAACGGCAGATAG
- the tsaB gene encoding tRNA (adenosine(37)-N6)-threonylcarbamoyltransferase complex dimerization subunit type 1 TsaB → MLTEQDDLAINKYALALHTTTPELGLEISNFAGDTRSQIWNLGRDLSSLVHQYLIEFIKPQIWADLSFIAVAKGPGGFTGTRIGVVTARTLGQQLDIPVFAISTLAAVAWSEAGKSQNPKTIAVEMPAQRGQIFAAIYQFEPDNSKLKVCLSDRVLTPEAWQKTLANWNTDYQLIQAQSGLAATVTSILELANLDWQEGKFPNWSEALPYYGQHPVQGA, encoded by the coding sequence TTGCTAACGGAACAAGACGACCTTGCCATAAATAAATACGCTTTAGCACTACATACCACCACACCAGAATTAGGTTTGGAAATTAGTAATTTTGCAGGCGATACTCGCTCTCAAATTTGGAATTTAGGGCGCGATCTATCTAGCTTAGTGCATCAATATTTAATTGAATTTATCAAACCGCAAATTTGGGCAGATTTATCCTTTATCGCAGTTGCAAAAGGACCTGGTGGCTTTACGGGAACTCGGATTGGCGTTGTTACTGCTCGTACTTTAGGGCAACAGTTAGATATTCCTGTATTTGCGATTTCAACTTTGGCTGCGGTAGCTTGGTCAGAAGCAGGTAAAAGTCAAAATCCAAAAACTATTGCTGTGGAAATGCCAGCACAACGAGGTCAAATTTTCGCTGCTATTTATCAGTTTGAGCCAGATAATTCTAAACTAAAAGTGTGTTTGTCAGATAGAGTATTAACACCAGAAGCATGGCAGAAAACTTTAGCGAATTGGAACACTGATTATCAGTTGATTCAAGCTCAATCTGGGTTAGCAGCGACGGTGACAAGTATTTTGGAATTAGCTAACCTCGATTGGCAAGAGGGCAAATTTCCTAATTGGTCAGAGGCTTTACCATATTATGGACAGCATCCAGTACAGGGTGCATAA
- a CDS encoding CCA tRNA nucleotidyltransferase, which produces MHESVPSTLAPENWPFSLEFLPQPAYMVGGAVRDAILGRTREYLDLDFVIPSKAVKVARAIAHHYKAGFVLLDAQRQIARVVFPHATADFAQQEGDSLEVDLHRRDFTVNAIAYNPHTQEIIDPLQGYIDLQQGILRMVSSANLEDDPLRLMRGYRQAAQLGFTIEPATQAAIRSLASHLGKVAAERVRVEIGYLLANFQGTPWITMAWEDGLLAPFFKNATRESLLKLAAVDTAAALLTEKWQQLGVQLQEYVRDSIKTTWLGVAKLACLVNPDPELAEIELQELTYSRAEIRGVTTALKLLPQFQVVDMSLREQYFLFHDADIVFPATAVLAVAINNLVEAISGDKPLHTLVENKAMSYQVLAPLINRYLNPDDAIAHPTPLVSGKELITTLNIPASPIIGQLLTEIGIAQAEGKVSTPTEAIAYARQLIDG; this is translated from the coding sequence ATGCACGAATCAGTTCCTTCTACCCTAGCTCCCGAAAATTGGCCTTTCAGCTTGGAATTCTTGCCACAACCAGCTTACATGGTAGGTGGCGCTGTCCGAGATGCGATCCTTGGCAGAACTCGCGAATATCTGGATCTAGATTTTGTTATACCATCTAAGGCGGTAAAGGTAGCAAGAGCGATCGCTCATCATTATAAAGCTGGTTTTGTGTTACTTGATGCACAACGACAAATTGCGCGTGTGGTTTTTCCCCATGCTACGGCTGACTTTGCCCAACAGGAAGGAGATAGTTTAGAAGTTGATTTGCACAGACGAGACTTTACAGTAAATGCGATCGCCTATAATCCCCATACGCAAGAAATTATCGATCCTCTGCAAGGTTATATAGACTTACAACAGGGCATTTTGCGAATGGTATCATCCGCGAACCTAGAAGATGACCCTTTGCGGTTAATGCGAGGTTATCGCCAAGCCGCCCAACTAGGTTTTACTATTGAGCCAGCTACCCAAGCCGCAATTCGTTCTTTGGCATCACATCTTGGCAAAGTTGCAGCCGAAAGAGTTAGGGTAGAAATTGGCTATCTACTGGCAAATTTTCAGGGTACTCCTTGGATAACAATGGCTTGGGAAGATGGTTTACTTGCCCCTTTCTTCAAAAATGCTACCCGTGAAAGCTTACTCAAACTAGCAGCAGTTGACACAGCCGCCGCCTTACTCACAGAAAAGTGGCAACAACTAGGGGTACAACTCCAAGAATATGTCCGCGATAGTATTAAAACTACTTGGCTAGGTGTTGCCAAACTTGCTTGTCTTGTCAACCCAGATCCAGAATTAGCAGAAATAGAGCTACAGGAACTAACTTATAGTCGTGCCGAAATCCGAGGTGTAACTACTGCTCTGAAACTGTTACCGCAGTTTCAAGTAGTTGATATGTCGTTGCGAGAACAATACTTTTTGTTTCATGACGCAGATATTGTGTTCCCCGCTACGGCAGTGCTAGCTGTAGCAATTAATAATCTGGTAGAGGCAATATCTGGTGACAAGCCACTACACACACTAGTGGAAAATAAAGCAATGAGCTACCAAGTCTTAGCACCTTTGATTAACCGCTACCTCAACCCTGATGATGCGATCGCTCATCCCACTCCACTAGTAAGCGGGAAGGAGTTGATTACAACATTAAATATTCCAGCTTCGCCAATTATTGGCCAACTGCTGACTGAAATTGGCATAGCACAAGCTGAGGGGAAAGTTTCTACACCAACAGAGGCGATCGCTTATGCACGTCAGTTAATTGATGGTTAA
- a CDS encoding response regulator, which translates to MNRQPLILVVEQSLHDLELLNSHLGILNFLCICTKQGVRAVMLAQTHQPDLILLDMKLSNLSANQVIDDLKHDSKTATIPIIAVTPLTTIQDDRSTMLTADDCITKPYDFNQLEVVISRYITPLNS; encoded by the coding sequence ATGAATAGACAGCCTTTAATTTTGGTTGTAGAACAGAGTTTACATGATTTAGAGCTACTTAATTCTCATCTAGGAATATTAAATTTTTTATGTATTTGCACCAAACAAGGGGTGAGGGCTGTGATGTTGGCACAAACTCATCAACCAGATTTAATCCTGCTAGATATGAAGCTATCTAATTTGAGTGCGAACCAAGTCATTGACGATCTCAAACATGACTCAAAAACTGCTACCATTCCCATCATTGCAGTCACACCTCTAACAACTATACAAGATGATCGCTCCACAATGCTCACAGCAGATGATTGCATTACTAAACCTTATGATTTTAATCAATTAGAAGTAGTAATTAGTCGCTACATCACTCCGCTAAATTCCTAA
- a CDS encoding AEC family transporter, translated as MTNLLELYVKLGGLVLVGFILGRKLPVTVPTRLGRFLFWVGVPISIVSFLRQSSLSGQIWIAPAIAYLAILLGAFLACLGIKAQVHFRNTVPQAPTQASLILAAMLGNTGYLGFPITLAMVGKEYFAWALFYDLLGSFPGAYGLGVLLAARFGGGIHNHWQIARPILINPALWGFGFGLLFRQVTIPTVAEFWLEKFAWSSVALSLVLIGMRLALLKSWRSLPQAGMSLGIKMLLVPLILGSILPLFGLTGPIAKIIVLQMAMPPAFATLVIAETFNLDRDLAVTALAAGAIVLLVTLPVWLWLF; from the coding sequence TTGACAAACCTTTTAGAACTATACGTCAAGCTGGGAGGATTAGTCCTGGTAGGTTTTATACTGGGACGCAAACTACCTGTAACAGTTCCTACACGTTTGGGACGGTTTCTTTTTTGGGTGGGAGTACCTATAAGCATAGTATCGTTTTTGCGTCAATCTAGCTTGTCGGGGCAAATTTGGATTGCACCTGCGATCGCTTACCTAGCCATTTTACTAGGAGCATTTTTAGCTTGCTTAGGGATTAAAGCACAAGTCCATTTTAGAAATACCGTCCCCCAAGCACCAACTCAGGCTAGCTTGATATTAGCAGCAATGTTGGGTAATACAGGTTATCTTGGCTTTCCGATTACCTTAGCAATGGTAGGCAAGGAATACTTTGCTTGGGCGTTATTTTACGATTTGCTAGGTTCATTCCCAGGAGCTTATGGCTTGGGTGTGTTACTAGCAGCGCGTTTTGGCGGTGGTATCCATAATCATTGGCAGATTGCTAGGCCCATCTTAATTAATCCTGCCCTGTGGGGTTTCGGATTTGGCTTGCTGTTTCGGCAGGTGACAATTCCCACAGTTGCGGAATTCTGGTTAGAAAAATTTGCTTGGAGTAGTGTAGCTTTATCTCTAGTATTAATTGGAATGCGACTGGCGCTGCTCAAATCTTGGCGTAGCCTACCACAAGCAGGGATGAGCTTGGGAATCAAAATGCTGCTAGTTCCCTTGATATTGGGCAGCATTTTACCACTGTTTGGATTAACTGGGCCCATAGCAAAGATAATCGTGCTACAAATGGCTATGCCTCCAGCTTTCGCCACACTGGTAATTGCTGAGACATTCAATCTTGATCGCGATCTGGCAGTTACTGCCTTAGCTGCTGGGGCTATAGTATTACTGGTTACTCTCCCAGTTTGGCTGTGGCTATTTTGA